In one Culex quinquefasciatus strain JHB chromosome 2, VPISU_Cqui_1.0_pri_paternal, whole genome shotgun sequence genomic region, the following are encoded:
- the LOC6044117 gene encoding follicle-stimulating hormone receptor isoform X2, whose protein sequence is MDSIRVVSDISSNNISSLPNKSFDTLPNLEELILSNNQIEQIDSEAFYGLSSLKKLVLQNCALTRIPSDALRRIRTLAALHLDSNLIADVENVTFRGFNYLKSLRLEGNLLQRIPTEALIGLRSLEALNLGSNLLTTIKAGDFPLLENLHILLVKRNQISEITSGALTNLTRLKVLELDDNVLSSVPVGLENLVMLQELSASGNRIRWISKDDFPKSLVTLELRSNPLVGIKPGALQNMPRLRKLILSDVRGLQELPPLDGCTSLEVLRIDRANLTKLPDHMCKTSPRLRSLDLKSNRLKSIPNVTNCRDLRVLDLAGNSISSLHGAPFSSLGQLHDLLLSDNEIESIPHDAFIGLFRLQVLDLEANQIYFIHQDAFRPLLKLEDLNLGNNIFPHLPTAGLGRLLHLKTFNNPNLREFPPPESFPRIQTLALSYAYHCCSFLPLVASMPKVPKHHPIKEEVLFPTDNEFDMSLWNNSYNDIWPQLQNLSKKFGTQINDLLHAYGPEYYPGGLPTYPEEYFEEEGGVTHAMPTSQPGSVQCLPEPGPFMPCQDLFDWWTLRCGVWVVFLLAMLGNGTVVFVLIFSRSKMDVPRFLVCNLAAADFFMGIYLGFLAVVDASTLGEFRMYAIPWQMSAGCKLSGFLAVLSSELSVYTLAVITLERNYAITHAMHLNKRLSLRHAGYIMTVGWTFAITMAILPLFGVSDYRVFAVCLPFEINNGTGSLAYVVFLMFINGVAFLILMGCYLKMYCAIRGSQAWNSNDSRIAKRMALLVFTDFICWSPIAFFSLTAVFGLHLISLEQAKVFTVFVLPLNSCCNPFLYAILTKQFKKDCVLICKAIEESRVTRGIGRCRHSSNFSNRHTPANTNSLVERSSRELPPLLPGQTCNCSAKLMEQENLRRRFHQQHQQSTFSKTWRRLFCNLGQRNDGRRGGRNSDQYAYQIAEIQQKQHKRTGSVSSSENFSSSRSDSWRHAQHHCGIPLRLLDPRRRHTSWLITRKTSQDSNLSSSRNDSSGSTATQSTGTWRISRSSASNSVVLPGVKIDGPHPHSHPHHASGARQSIPGGKPRLVRQSAVQADDCQELSCSPPRLGVRFLPTIPSAADSSIQLDDDTAEAHSSPGSSSGGGGGGIGDDDHHVVDMHSVANVVAATAAASVTAGEMGGGGGSLPSPAPFYAILHGGNPQATVSSLKDKTKPP, encoded by the exons TGACATCAGCAGCAACAACATCTCTAGTTTACCAAATAAATCGTTCGACACGCTACCAAATCTGGAGGAGCT CATCCTCTCCAACAACCAGATCGAACAAATCGACAGCGAAGCCTTCTACGGGCTGTCGAGCCTCAAAAAGCTGGTGCTGCAAAATTGCGCCCTCACGCGAATCCCATCCGATGCCCTGCGCCGGATTCGCACCCTCGCCGCCCT CCACTTGGACAGCAATCTGATTGCCGACGTGGAGAACGTAACCTTTCGTGGGTTCAACTATCTGAAGAGTTTGAGACTGGAAGGCAATCTGCTGCAACGGATCCCGACGGAGGCGTTGATCGGATTGAGATCACTAGAAGCTTT aaatttaggaAGTAATTTATTAACTACTATTAAGGCAGGAGATTTTCCACTTTTGGAGAATCTTCATATTTT ATTAGTGAAGAGAAATCAAATAAGTGAAATCACTTCCGGTGCTTTAACCAATTTAACTCGTTTAAAAGTTTT AGAGTTAGATGATAATGTGTTAAGTTCAGTGCCTGTTGGCTTGGAGAATCTCGTGATGCTGCAAGAACT GTCAGCATCCGGCAACCGCATCCGATGGATCTCGAAGGATGATTTCCCGAAAAGTCTAGTCACATTGGAGCTCAGGTCCAATCCGCTGGTTGGCATCAAGCCAGGCGCGCTGCAGAACATGCCCCGGCTCCGGAAGTT aATTCTTTCGGACGTCCGGGGACTCCAGGAACTACCTCCGCTAGATGGCTGCACTTCGCTGGAAGTGCTGCGGATCGATCGAGCCAACCTAACCAAACTACCTGACCATATGTGTAAGACTTCGCCGCGCTTAAGGAGTTT AGACTTGAAATCCAATAGATTGAAAAGCATTCCAAATGTGACAAACTGCCGTGATTTAAGAGTGTT AGATTTAGCCGGAAATAGCATAAGCTCCCTCCACGGGGCCCCCTTCTCTAGTCTTGGCCAGCTGCACGACCTGCTGCTCTCGGACAACGAAATCGAATCGATTCCCCACGACGCATTCATCGGACTGTTCCGGTTGCAAGTACT AGACTTGGAAGCGAACCAGATTTACTTTATCCACCAGGACGCCTTCAGGCCACTGCTCAAGCTGGAAGATTT AAACCTTGGCAACAACATCTTCCCCCACCTGCCGACGGCAGGCCTCGGCCGGTTGCTGCACCTGAAGACGTTCAACAATCCGAACCTGCGCGAGTTCCCCCCGCCGGAGTCCTTCCCGCGGATCCAAACGCTAGCGCTTTCGTACGCGTACCACTGCTGTTCCTTTCTGCCGCTGGTGGCCAGTATGCCCAAAGTTCCTAAACATCACCCCATCAAGGAGGAGGTGCTCTTCCCGACTGACAACGAGTTCGACATGAGCCTGTGGAACAACAGCTACAACGACATCTGGCCGCAGCTGC AAAACCTCAGCAAAAAGTTCGGCACCCAAATCAACGACCTGCTGCACGCTTACGGTCCCGAGTACTACCCGGGTGGACTTCCGACCTATCCGGAGGAGTACTTTGAAGAAGAGGGCGGTGTGACGCACGCAATGCCCACGTCCCAGCCGGGCAGCGTCCAGTGTCTGCCGGAACCGGGCCCGTTCATGCCCTGTCAGGATCTGTTCGACTGGTGGACGTTGCGGTGCGGTGTGTGGGTGGTTTTTCTGCTTGCGATGCTGGGCAACGGGACGGTAGTGTTTGTGTTGATATTTTCCCGCTCGAAGATGGATGTTCCGCGCTTTCTGGTGTGCAATTTGGCCGCGGCGGACTTCTTTATGGGGATCTATTTGGGGTTTTTGGCGGTGGTTGATGCATCCACGTTGGGTGAGTTTCGGATGTACGCGATTCCGTGGCAGATGAGCGCCGGCTGTAAGTTGTCGGGATTTTTGGCGGTTTTGTCGTCGGAACTGTCCGTCTATACGCTGGCCGTGATTACGCTGGAGCGGAACTACGCCATAACGCACGCAATGCACTTGAACAAGCGACTGTCGTTGAGGCACGCTGGGTACATTATGACCGTTGGGTGGACGTTTGCCATCACGATGGCCATCTTGCCACTGTTTGGCGTGTCGGATTACCGCGTGTTCGCCGTGTGTCTACCGTTCGAGATCAACAACGGAACGGGCAGCCTGGCGTACGTCGTCTTCCTCATGTTCATCAACGGGGTGGCGTTCCTCATCCTTATGGGATGTTACCTGAAGATGTACTGCGCAATCCGCGGGTCCCAAGCGTGGAACTCAAACGATTCTCGAATAGCTAAGCGAATGGCCCTGCTAGTCTTCACCGACTTTATCTGCTGGTCACCGATCGCGTTCTTCTCTCTAACGGCCGTCTTCGGGCTGCACCTCATCTCTCTAGAACAAGCCAAAGTATTTACCGTGTTCGTACTACCTCTCAACTCGTGCTGCAACCCCTTTTTGTACGCCATCCTTACCAAACAGTTCAAGAAAGACTGCGTCCTCATCTGCAAGGCGATCGAAGAGTCTCGAGTCACTCGAGGAATCGGACGCTGCCGTCACAGCTCCAACTTCAGCAACCGCCACACCCCAGCCAACACCAACTCCCTCGTTGAACGGTCATCCCGTGAACTTCCTCCCCTGCTCCCAGGCCAAACGTGCAACTGCTCGGCCAAGCTCATGGAGCAGGAGAACCTGCGCCGAAGGTTCCACCAGCAACACCAGCAGAGTACCTTCTCCAAAACGTGGCGTCGACTGTTCTGCAACCTCGGCCAACGCAACGACGGTCGCCGCGGTGGTCGCAACAGCGATCAGTACGCGTACCAAATAGCCGAGATCCAACAAAAGCAACACAAACGAACCGGTTCCGTGTCCTCCAGCGAGAACTTCAGCTCGTCCCGGTCCGACTCGTGGCGGCATGCTCAGCACCACTGCGGAATCCCACTCCGCCTGCTGGACCCACGCCGCCGGCACACGTCCTGGTTGATCACGCGCAAAACTTCGCAGGACTCGAATCTGTCCAGCTCGCGGAACGACTCGTCCGGCTCCACTGCGACGCAGAGCACCGGCACGTGGAGGATATCGCGGTCCAGCGCGAGCAACTCGGTGGTGCTGCCCGGGGTCAAGATCGACGGGCCGCATCCGCATTCACACCCACATCACGCAA GTGGCGCCCGCCAGTCTATCCCGGGCGGCAAGCCGCGCCTGGTGCGCCAATCCGCCGTCCAAGCGGACGACTGCCAGGAGCTGTCCTGCTCACCCCCGCGGCTGGGAGTTCGCTTCCTGCCCACCATCCCGTCGGCCGCCGATTCCAGCATCCAGCTGGACGATGACACCGCCGAGGCTCACTCCAGTCCGGGCTCCAGCAGtggcggcggtggtggtggcATTGGCGACGATGATCACCACGTGGTGGACATGCACTCGGTGGCGAACGTGGTGGCCGCCACGGCAGCGGCATCCGTCACGGCTGGTGAAATGGGTGGCGGTGGTGGAAGTCTGCCGTCTCCGGCACCGTTCTACGCCATCCTGCACGGTGGCAATCCTCAGGCGACCGTTTCTAGTCTCAAAGATAAAACCAAGCCGCCGTGA